Proteins from a single region of Lysinibacillus sp. JNUCC-52:
- a CDS encoding response regulator: MRYFIVDDDRASRVMLKQIIEDSGLGTVIGEARNGVDAIPQILMTQPEFVLIDLLMPKLDGIATVEHLLQNRFEGQFIMISQVVNKEMVGEAYEQGIDFFIHKPINRIEVENVLRKTTEQFRLKNSLLVIRQSLTNIDLSEQINNKATSRDHIQSILNDMGIVGEIGSEDIIAIIETLLAHQHKIAPLPPLKELYEEIAAVTKSTPDEILKESKAIEQRVRRTILAAMINLANLGVVDYTNSEFEYYAPRYFDFKEIRQLMTQIEDHGNRKAKVNIKKFIQVLYSDILTKVN, translated from the coding sequence ATGAGGTATTTTATTGTAGATGATGATCGTGCTAGCCGCGTGATGCTAAAACAAATTATTGAAGATAGTGGTTTAGGCACAGTCATCGGCGAAGCACGTAATGGAGTGGACGCCATTCCTCAAATATTAATGACACAGCCAGAGTTTGTGCTAATCGATTTACTTATGCCTAAGCTTGATGGTATAGCTACAGTGGAGCATCTTCTCCAAAATCGATTTGAAGGACAGTTTATTATGATTTCTCAGGTTGTAAATAAAGAAATGGTTGGCGAGGCGTATGAACAAGGTATTGACTTCTTTATCCATAAACCGATTAACCGTATCGAAGTGGAGAATGTTTTACGCAAAACAACAGAACAGTTTCGCCTTAAAAACTCTCTATTAGTTATACGACAATCGTTGACTAACATCGACCTAAGTGAGCAGATAAACAATAAGGCCACTTCACGAGATCATATTCAATCCATTTTAAATGATATGGGTATTGTCGGTGAGATAGGCAGTGAGGATATTATAGCAATTATCGAAACATTGCTAGCACATCAGCATAAAATTGCACCTCTTCCTCCTTTAAAAGAGCTTTATGAGGAAATAGCAGCTGTCACAAAGTCCACTCCAGATGAAATTTTAAAAGAGAGTAAGGCTATTGAACAGCGTGTGCGTCGAACAATTTTAGCTGCGATGATTAACCTCGCCAATTTAGGGGTAGTCGATTATACAAACTCAGAATTTGAATACTATGCACCTCGATACTTTGACTTTAAAGAGATTCGTCAGCTTATGACACAGATTGAAGACCACGGAAATCGCAAAGCAAAGGTCAATATAAAGAAGTTTATACAGGTGTTATATTCAGACATTTTAACAAAAGTAAATTAA
- a CDS encoding cation:dicarboxylate symporter family transporter: MKKKFKLSLAAQILIGLILGIIVGGIFYGNPKIETYLQPLGDIFLHLIKMIVVPIIISTLIVGVAGTGDIKQLGRLGGKTLIYFEIITTVAIVVGLLSANLFHPGAGINMNELSQGDISKYVTTTEEVQHEGPFDIIVGIVPTNIIQSMAEGNMLAIIFFSVIFGLGVAAIGERGKPVLDFFQGVADAMFWVTNLVMKFAPIGVFGLIGVTVSKYGFASLIPLGKLAILVYATMIFFIFIVLGLVAKFAGVNIFYLIRVLKDELILAFSTASSEAVLPRVMQKMEKLGAPKDIVSFVIPTGYSFNLDGSTLYQAIAALFIAQMYGIHLSIGEQITLMLVLMVTSKGIAGVPGVSFVVLLATLGTVGIPIEGLAFIAGIDRILDMGRTVVNVIGNSLASLVMAKWEGRFDKEKMKNYFKNNENLA, encoded by the coding sequence TTGAAAAAGAAATTTAAACTCAGTTTAGCCGCTCAGATTCTAATCGGTTTAATTTTAGGGATTATTGTTGGTGGTATCTTTTATGGAAACCCCAAAATTGAGACATATTTACAACCACTAGGAGATATTTTTCTACATCTAATTAAGATGATTGTGGTACCTATTATCATTTCGACATTAATTGTTGGTGTTGCTGGAACTGGAGACATTAAACAGCTCGGAAGATTAGGCGGAAAAACGCTTATTTACTTTGAAATTATTACAACAGTTGCAATTGTTGTTGGTTTACTTTCAGCTAACCTGTTTCACCCAGGTGCTGGCATAAATATGAACGAACTTTCGCAAGGGGATATTTCGAAATACGTTACAACAACTGAAGAAGTACAACATGAAGGACCATTCGATATTATTGTAGGTATTGTACCAACAAATATTATTCAATCAATGGCTGAAGGCAATATGCTTGCTATCATTTTCTTCTCTGTTATTTTCGGTTTAGGGGTAGCTGCAATTGGAGAACGAGGAAAACCAGTATTAGACTTCTTCCAAGGTGTAGCAGACGCGATGTTCTGGGTAACGAACCTTGTAATGAAATTCGCTCCAATTGGGGTATTTGGTTTAATTGGTGTAACCGTTTCCAAATATGGGTTTGCTTCCCTCATTCCACTTGGTAAGCTTGCAATACTTGTTTATGCAACGATGATATTCTTCATCTTCATCGTACTAGGTCTTGTAGCAAAATTTGCTGGAGTCAACATTTTCTACTTGATAAGAGTATTAAAAGACGAATTAATTTTAGCGTTCTCCACTGCTAGTTCGGAAGCCGTATTACCACGTGTAATGCAGAAGATGGAGAAACTAGGTGCACCGAAAGATATTGTATCCTTTGTTATCCCTACAGGTTATTCATTTAACTTAGATGGTTCAACATTGTATCAAGCAATCGCTGCATTATTCATTGCTCAAATGTACGGTATTCATTTAAGCATCGGAGAACAAATTACGTTAATGCTTGTATTGATGGTTACTTCTAAAGGTATTGCGGGTGTACCAGGCGTATCATTCGTAGTATTACTTGCAACTTTAGGTACTGTTGGTATTCCTATTGAAGGTTTAGCATTCATTGCAGGTATCGACCGTATTCTTGATATGGGACGTACAGTAGTAAACGTAATCGGTAACTCTTTAGCGTCATTAGTAATGGCGAAATGGGAAGGCCGCTTCGATAAAGAAAAGATGAAAAACTACTTTAAAAACAACGAAAATTTAGCTTAA
- a CDS encoding RraA family protein has translation MTKVEVSFKHLPTTAISDATGGHTNLRSNIKALAEHFKIAGRAVTVRLPDGENGAVLEAIRAANEGDILVIDAKGNTNRAVAGDFVISLAKGIGVQGFVVDGVIRDIAAIRELDFPVFALGTTVAAGNKNGGGKVNVPIAIGGVTVQPGDYIIGDVDGVIVVPQEDAERIVAAAELKVEKDEVRAQEAHANGKESIIAYLDKVLAK, from the coding sequence ATGACAAAGGTGGAAGTAAGTTTTAAACATTTACCAACGACAGCAATTTCCGATGCAACTGGGGGCCATACAAATTTACGTAGTAATATTAAAGCGTTAGCCGAGCATTTTAAAATAGCGGGACGAGCGGTTACTGTACGTTTACCAGACGGAGAAAATGGAGCGGTACTAGAAGCGATTCGAGCTGCTAATGAGGGCGATATTTTAGTAATTGATGCAAAGGGGAATACAAATCGAGCAGTTGCAGGGGATTTTGTTATTTCTTTAGCAAAGGGTATTGGTGTACAGGGCTTCGTAGTGGATGGTGTTATTCGAGATATTGCTGCCATTCGCGAGCTGGATTTCCCTGTATTTGCTCTTGGTACGACTGTAGCTGCTGGCAATAAAAATGGCGGTGGCAAAGTTAATGTACCAATTGCTATTGGCGGTGTAACCGTGCAGCCTGGCGATTATATTATCGGAGATGTTGATGGTGTTATTGTTGTTCCACAGGAGGATGCGGAGCGCATTGTAGCAGCCGCGGAGCTTAAAGTGGAAAAGGATGAAGTACGCGCACAAGAAGCACATGCAAACGGCAAAGAGTCTATTATTGCTTATTTAGATAAAGTACTAGCAAAATAA
- a CDS encoding methyl-accepting chemotaxis protein, giving the protein MPVFENNSSRVIGVSKIATNVTDRQKTIVNVADQLKQMSTELYSRSEAGIKNSERLLETIQQVSKESTENVKNLAHLQNQAESIKGIVKTIQGIASQTNLLALNAAIEAARAGEYGRGFDVVAKEVRKLSVRVEQSISEVKENVEGIVREIGQVTESITRISEEVEKSNGQINVTTSDFAEIASAAEALDERSKQFIEII; this is encoded by the coding sequence ATGCCTGTATTTGAGAATAACTCCAGCAGAGTCATCGGCGTATCTAAAATCGCAACAAATGTAACTGATCGTCAAAAAACGATAGTCAATGTAGCAGATCAGTTGAAACAAATGTCCACCGAGCTTTATAGTCGTTCAGAGGCAGGTATAAAAAATAGTGAGCGTTTACTTGAAACTATTCAACAAGTATCAAAAGAATCTACGGAGAATGTAAAAAATCTTGCCCATTTACAAAATCAAGCTGAATCGATTAAAGGTATTGTCAAAACCATTCAAGGGATTGCTTCTCAAACAAACTTACTCGCTTTAAATGCAGCAATTGAAGCTGCAAGAGCTGGTGAGTATGGAAGAGGCTTTGATGTTGTAGCAAAAGAGGTTCGGAAACTTTCAGTTAGAGTTGAGCAATCGATTTCAGAAGTAAAAGAAAATGTGGAAGGCATTGTTCGTGAGATTGGGCAAGTTACCGAAAGCATTACACGGATTTCTGAGGAAGTTGAAAAGTCTAATGGGCAAATAAATGTCACAACAAGTGATTTTGCTGAAATTGCTTCTGCTGCTGAAGCATTAGATGAACGATCAAAACAATTTATCGAAATAATTTAA